The following DNA comes from Burkholderia stabilis.
CGAGGAACAACATCATGTGGATCGTCAGGCTGGCGTTGCGCCGGCCCTATACGTTCGTCGTGCTCGCGCTGCTGATCTTCATCGCGGGACCGCTCGCGCTCCTGCGCACGCCGACCGACATCTTCCCGAACATCGACATTCCGGTCGTCAGCATCGTCTGGTCGTACAACGGCTTCTCCGCCGAGGACATGGCCAAGCGGATCACGTCGAACTACGAGCGCGCGCTCACGTCCGACGTCGACGACATCGAGCACATCGAATCGCAGTCGCTGAACGGCGTGTCGGTCGTGAAGATCTTCTTCCACCCCGGCGCGGACATCAATCGCGCGATCGCGGAAGCCGCGAGCAATTCCGCGTCGATCCTGCGAATCCTGCCGCCCGGCACGCTGCCGCCGAACATCATCACGTACAACGCGTCGACGGTGCCGATCCTGCAGCTCGGGCTGTCGAGCGACACGCTCGCCGAGCAGCAGCTCTACGACCTCGGCAACAGCTTCATCCGCACGCAGCTCGCGACCGTGCAGGGCGCGGCCGTGCCGCTGCCGTTCGGCGGCAAGATCCGCCAGATCGTCGTCGATCTCGACACGCGCGCGCTGCAGGCGAAGGGGCTCGCGCCGATCGACGTCGTGAACGCGATCAACGCGCAGAATCTGATCCTGCCCGGCGGCACCGCGAAAATCGGCACGCGCGAATACAACGTGCAGATGAACGGCAGCACACAAACGGTCGCCGCGCTGAACAACCTGCCGGTGAAAACGATCGGTGGCAACGTGGTGTACGTTCGCGACGTCGCGCACGTCCGCGACGGCTACGCGCCGCAGACCAACATCGTGCGTGCGGACGGCAAGCGCGCAGCGCTGCTGACCGTCGAGAAGACCGGCAGCGCGTCGACGCTGACGATCATCGACCAGGTCAAGGCGATGCTGCCGAAGATCGCGGCCGGCCTGCCGAAGGCGCTGCACATCTCGGCGCTCGGCGATCAATCGGTATTCGTGAAGGCGGCGATCCAGGGCGTCGTGCGCGAGGCGCTGATCGCCGCGTGCCTCACCGCGCTGATGATCCTGCTGTTCCTCGGCAGCTGGCGCGCGACGCTGATCATCGCGGTGTCGATCCCGCTCGCGGTGCTGACGTCGCTGCTCGCGCTCGCCGCGCTCGGCCAGACGATCAACATCATGACGCTCGGCGGGCTCGCGCTCGCATTCGGGATTCTCGTCGACGACGCGACCGTCGCGATCGAGAACATCACGCACCACCTCGAACGCGGCGCGCCGCTCGAAGACGCGATCCTGACCGGCGCGGGCGAGATCGCGGTGCCGACCTTCGTATCGACGCTGTCGATCTGCATCGTGTTCGTGCCGATGTTCCTGCTGCAGGGCGTCGCGCGCTACCTGTTCGTGCCGATGGCCGAAGCGGTGATCTTCGCGATGGTCGCGTCGTATTTCTTCTCGCGCACGCTGGTGCCGACGCTCGCGATGGCGCTGATGCGCGCGAAGGGGCACGGCCGGCCGCCGCGCGGCATATTCGCGCGGATCGCGCGTTTCCAGGCGGCGTTCGAACATCGCTTCGAAGCGGTACGGCTGCGCTATCGCGCGCTGCTGTCCGCGGCGATCGCGCGCCGCCGCCGTTTCACGGCAGTCTTCCTGCTCGCATGCGCCGCATCGACCGGACTGTTCGCGTTCGCCGGCCAGGACTTCTTCCCGTCGGTCGACACCGGCGAAATCCGCCTGCACCTGCGCGCGCCGACCGGCACGCGGATCGAGGAAACCGCGCGCCTGACCGACGAAGTCGAAGCGCGCATCCACGACGTGATTCCCGCGAGCGACATCGCGAGCGTGCTCGACAACATCGGCGTGCCCGTGAGCGGGATCAACCTCACGTACGACTCGTCGGACCCGATCGGCACCGAGGATGCCGACGTGATGATCACGCTGAAGCCGAACCACGCGCCGACCGCCGCCTATGTCGCGAAGCTGCGCAACCTGCTCGCGCAGTCGTTCCCCGGCGTGACGTTCGCGTTCCTGCCGGCCGACATCGTCAGCCAGATCCTCAACTTCGGGTTGCCCGCGCCGATCGACATCCAGATCGTCGGCAACAAGCTCGCCCAGAACCGCGTCGTCGCGAACGCGTTGCTCGCGAAGCTGCGCGGCGTGCGCGGCCTTGTCGGCGCGCGCATCCAGCAGCCCGGCGACGAACCGGCGATCAACGTGAACGTGGATCGCACGAAGGCGATCCAGGCCGGCCTCGAACAGCGCGACGTCGCGCAGAACCTGCTGATCGCGCTGTCCGGCAGCTCGCAGACGACGCCGAATTTCTGGCTCGACCCGCGCAACGGCGTCAGCTATCCGCTGATGGTGCAGACGCCGCAGTATTCGGTCGATTCGCTGCAGGCGCTCGCGAACGTGCCGCTGCCGGCGGGCACCGCGCGTTCGCCGCAGACGCCGGCCGGCGGCCCGGCGGCCGGCGCGCCCGCGCAGAACCTGCTCGGCGCGCTCGGCAGCTTCTCGCGCGCGACGCAGCAGGCGGTCGTGTCGCACTACAACGTGCAGCCGGTGCTCGACATCTTCGCGTCGGTGCAGGGGCGCGATCTCGGCGGCGTGACGGCCGACGTGACGAAGCTCGTCGACGATGCGCGCGCGCAGTTGCCGCCCGGCTCGTCGATCGTGCTGCGCGGCCAGGTGCAGGCGATGCACGAGTCGTTCGCCGGGCTGCTCGGCGGCCTCGCGCTCGCGATCGCGCTCGTCTACCTGCTGATGGTCGTCAACTTCCAGTCGTGGCTCGACCCGCTCGTGATCGTCGGCGGCCTGCCCGCGTCGCTCGCCGGCATCGCGTGGATGCTGTTCGTCACGCGCACGACGCTGTCGGTTCCCGCGCTGACCGGCACGATCCTGTGCATCGGCATCGCGACCGCGAACAGCATCCTGGTCGTCAACGCGGCGCGCGAGCTGATCGCCAGCGGCACGCCGCCGTGGCAGGCCGCGCTCGATGCGGGCTTCAGCCGCTTCCGCCCGGTCGTGATGACCGCGCTCGCGATGCTGATCGGCATGCTGCCGATGGCGCTGGGCCTCGGCGACGGCGGCGAACAGAACGCGCCGCTCGGCCGCGCGGTGATCGGCGGGCTGGCGTTCGGCACGCTGTCGACGCTGCTGTTCGTGCCCGTCCTGTTCGGCTTCGTCCATGCGTGGCTCGGCCGGCGCCGCGACGCGGCCGCCGCGCGCCGCGCGCAAGACACGCCGGCGTTGTCCTGATCGCGGATGTACGCCTGCTCCCCTTCGACTCGCCCGACTTCGAACCCATCATGAACGACTCGACCGAACCTCTCGCCCCGCCGCCGGCCGCCGAAGCGGATACGGCGCCACCCGTTGCAAGCTGTACGACGCCCGAAGCCGCGCCGCCGCGCCGCCGCCGCAAGCTGACCGTCCCGCTCGCCGCGATCGCGGCGGCCGCCGCGCTGCTGGCGATCGCCATCGTGCCGCGTCTCGACGCGCGCGCCGCGCAGCGCGTGCAGGTGGCCGCGCAGCAGGCGCTGCCGGTCTCGGTGATCCTGCCGGGCACCGCGCCCGCCGACCAGACGCTGACGCTGCCCGGCTCGGTGATGCCCTACGCCGAGGCATCGATCTATGCGCGCACGAGCGGCTATATCGCGCACTGGAATGCCGATATCGGCGCGCGCGTGAAGGCCGGCGCGACGCTCGCACAGATCACCGCGCCCGATCTCGACGCGCAGTTGCGGCAGGCGCGCGCCGACACGGCGACCGCGCAGGCGAACTACGACTACGCGAAATCGACCGCGCAGCGCTGGCAGGACATGCTGAAAACGCAATCGGTATCGCAGCAGGACACCGACACCAAGGTCGCGGACATGAACGCGAAGCGCGCGATGCTGGCCTCGGCGCAGGCGAACGTCGCGCACCTGACCGAGCTGGTGTCGTACGAATCGGTCGCCGCGCCGTTCGACGGCGTGATCACCGCGCGCAACGTCGACGTCGGCACGCTCGTCACCGCGGGCGGCACGCCGGGCAGCCCCGGGCTGTCGGGCGAACTGTTCCATCTCGAACAGACGGGCACGTTGCGCGTGTTCGTCGACGTGCCGCAAGACAGCGCGGCCGGCGTGACAACCGGGACGTCCGTGTACCTGACCACGCAGCAGTATCCGGGGCGGCGCTTCGCCGCGCGCGTCGCGCGCAGCGCGGGCGCGATCGATCCGGTCACGCGCACGCTGCGGGTCGAGATCGACGTCGACAATCGCGATGGCGCGCTGATGCCCGGCGCGTATGCGCAGGCGCACCTGCTCGTGCCGAGCGCGGCCCCGGCGTTCGAGCTGCCGGTCAGCGCGCTGCTGTTCCGGCCGAACGGTGTGACGGTCGCGACCGTCGGCGCGAACGGCGCCACCGCGCTGAAAACCGTGCAGATCGGGCGCGATTTCGGCACGCGCGTCGAGATCGTGTCGGGGCTCGCCGCCAGCGATCGCGTGATCGACAACCCGGGCGATTCGATCGCCGCGGGCGAAGCCGTGAAGATCGTGTCGGTCGCGCATGGCGCGACGCCAACCGCGCCAACAGGCTCGGCGGCCGGGGCCACGGCCGCGTCGGCGACCGCCGCCGTCGCAACGCCGGCCGCAGCTTCCACGCCGGCCCGCGGCTGATCCGCCGATGACAACTCGCGAGATATCCGCCATGTGCTTCTTTCGTCCGCTTCCGTTCGCCCGCCGTGTCGTCGTGCTCGGCGTGGCCGCCGCTTTGACCGCGTTGTCTGCGTGCTCGACGCTGCCCGCTTATTCACCGCCTGCCGTCGCCGTCCCCGCGCACTATGCGGGCGCACCCACCGCGCAGCCCGGCTGGAACGTCGCGGCGCCGGCCGACGCCGCGTCGCGCGGCGCATGGTGGACCGTCTTCGGCGACACCGACCTGAACGCGCTCGAAGCGCGCGTCGACGTGTCGAACCAGACCGTGAAGAAGGCCGTCGCCGATCTCCAGCAGGCGCGCGCGATGGTCGACTACCAGCATGCGGGGTTCCTGCCGACCGTGACGGCCGGCGTCGCGCAGAGTCGGGCGCGCGTATCGCAGAACAAGCTCGGCTCGTCGCTGGCCGGCAAAACGACGCCCGACTACCAGGCCGGCGTCGCCGCGAGCTGGGAGCCCGACGTCTTCGGCCGCGTGCGCGATGCGGTAACGGGCGCGCAGGCGAACGCCGACGCAAGCGCGGCCGACCTGCAGGCCGTGAAGCTGTCGGTCACGGCCGAGCTCGCGACCGACTATTTCGCGCTGCGCTCGCTCGATACGCAGAAGCAGCTGCTCGACGACACGGTGCGCGCATATGCGGATGCGCTGAAGCTGCTGAAGCAGCAGCTCGCGGCCGGCGCGATCGACGCGTCGGCCGTCGCGCAAGCCGCGACGCAACTGGAATCGACGCGCACGCAGGACACCGACATCGACGCGTCGCGCGCGCAGCTCCAGCATGCGATCGCGACGCTCGTCGGCGAAAGCGCATCGACGTTCGCGCTGCCGCCTCGCGTGCAGGCGTTCGACGTGCCGGCGATCCCGGCCGGCGTGCCGTCGCAACTGCTCGAACGACGGCCCGACATCGCGGCGGCCGAGCGCCGCGTCGCGGCCGCGAATGCGCAGATCGGCGAAGCGCACGCCGCGTTCTTTCCCGATCTCGTGCTGTCGGCGAGCGCGGGGCTCGAAAGCGGCTTCTTCGCGCCGTGGCTCACCGCGCCGAGCCTGTTCTGGTCGCTCGGCTCGCAGCTCGCCGGCACGCTGTTCGACGGTGGGCGCCGCAGCGCGTCGCTGCGTAGCGCGCATGCGCAATACGACGGCGTAGTCGCCGACTATCGGCAGACCGTGCTCGTCGCGTTCCAGCAGGTCGAGGATCGGCTGTCCACGCTCGATGCGCTCGCGTCGGAAGCCGGCAGCCAGCAGCGCGCGACCGATGCGGCCGACCTGTCGCTGCGGCTGACGACGAACCGCTTCAACGCGGGCGCGGTCAGCTACCTGGATGTCGTGACCGCGCAGACGATCGCACTGACGAACCGGCGTCTGGCCGACCAGATCGCCGCCCGCCGGATGGAGGCCGCGGTCGGGTTGCTGACCGCGCTGGGCGGTGGCTGGCATACGGGTGCAGATGCGGGTGCAAATACGGGTGCGGACGCAACCGCAGCCGGGCTCCCGGCAGCTACGCCGTCGGCGTCTTGACGAACGTGAGGATGAAGCGCGTTCCGGCCGCATCGCTTTCGACGCGTGCGGTGCCGCCATGCAGCTCCATCACCGAACGCACGATCGCGAGGCCGAGTCCGGCCGTGCCGCCGGGCACGCCGCCGCTGCGCGCGGGGTCGCCGCGCACGAAGCGATCGAAGATGCGCGGCAGCAGTGCGGGATCGATCGGCTCGCCCGGGTTCGACACGACGACGCACACCGCGTCCGCCGTTTCGTCGACGCGCAGCGCGATCACACCGCCCGCCGGCGTGTAGCGCAGCGCGTTCGCGAGCAGGTTGCTGACCGCGCGGCGAAACAGCTCGAGATCGGCGGTCAGCCGGCCGCGCCCGTCGACGCGCAGCGTCGAGCCGGCCTCGTCGGCGAGCCCTTCGAAATAACCGGCGATGCGCTCCAGCTCGTCGTGCACGTCGAATGCGCGTTGCCGCGTGACGAAGCCAGGATGCTCGGCACGCGCGAGAAACAGCACGTTCTCGATCATCCGCGCGAGACGGTCGTATTCCTCGAGATTCGATTCGAGCAGCGCCTGGTACTCGTCGGGCGAGCGCGGCCGTGCCAGCGCCACTTCGGTTGCGCCGCGCATGTTGTTCAGCGGCGTGCGCAGATCGTGCGCGAGATCCGCGCTGAATTGCGACAGATGCCCGAACGCCTGCTGCAGGCGGCCGAGCATCGCGTTCTGCGCGTCGACGAGCGCCGTCAGTTCGCGCGGTGCGCGCGACGCGTCGAGCCGCGTATCGAGCTTGTCGACGGTGATCCGGCCCGTGTTCGCGACGATCTCGCGCAGCGGCGCGAGCGACGTGCGGATCAGCCAGTAGCTGAGCAGCATCGCGAGCAGCGCGCCGAGGCCGCCGGCGATCTTCAGCTTGTCGCGGTAGCCGTCGAGCAGTTCGGCGCGATCGCTCATGTTGCGCGCGACCGCGATCCGGATCTTCGCGTGGTCGCGCAACTCGGCTTCGGCCACGACGCCGCGCACGGACGTGCCGCCGTCAGCGGCCCACGTGACGATCCGCTCGGCGGTAATCCGTTCGTTCGCGGGCACCGGCGTTGCGTGCGGCGGCAACAGGTCGGCATCGGGCAACGCCGGCCGCGCGGGCGACGATGCGTCCGGCAGGTCTTCCAGCTCGGTGCGCTCGACGTTGTGGCGCGCGAGCACGTTGCCCTGCCCGTCGACGACCGCCAGCGACAGCGCCGCGTTGCCGAGTACCTGGCTCGTCAGCCGGTCCGCATGCGCGCGCACGGCGTCGAGCGAATCGAGCTCACCCGCGAGCCGGCGCGTGTGCCGCGCGGCGAGCACGATGTCGAGGTCGTCCTGCGCGCTCACCTGCCGTTCGAGGCCGGTGTACACATACGCGCCGACGAGCGCGAAGACGGCGAGCGTGGTCGCGCCGAACGCGAGCGCGAGCGTCGCGCCGAGCGAGCGGCCGAGCGTCACGCGCCGTCCTTCGGTTCGAGCACGTAGCCGACGCCGCGCACCGTATGGATCAGCTTGACCGCGAAAGCGTCGTCGATCTTCGCGCGCAGCCGCCGGATCGCAACTTCGACGACGTTGGTGTCGCTGTCGAAATTCATGTCCCACACGTACGACGCGATCTGCGTGCGGCTCAGCACTTCACCCTGCCGGCGCGCGAGCAACTGCAGCAGCGAGAATTCGCGCGGCGTCAGGTCGATCCGCACCGTGCCGCGCTTCACGCGGCGGCGCACGACGTCGATCTCCAGATCGCCCACGGCAATGCGCTCCGTCTCGCGCGGCGGCCCGCGGCGCGCCAGCGTGCGAATGCGCGCGAGCAGTTCGACGAACGCGAACGGCTTCACGAGGTAATCGTCGGCGCCGAGTTCGAGGCCATGCACGCGGTCCTGTACGTCGTCGCGCGCGGTCAGGAACAACACGGGCGTCGCGTGCGTGTCGCGCAGCCGTTTGAGCACGCTCCAGCCGTCGAGCACGGGCAGCATCACGTCGAGCACGATCACGTCGTAGCTTTCTTCCTGCGCGAGCGTCAGCCCTTCGCCGCCGTCCTTCGCGAGATCGACGCTGAAGCCGGACTCCTCGAGCCCTTTCTTCAGGTACGCGCCGGTCTTCGGCTCGTCTTCGACTATCAGGATGCGCATGCTCGGCTCCATCGCATTCGGTGGTGACATGCGCCGATGTTACCGGGAAACCGGGCGGGCGAACCGCCTCGCGCCCGCGCGACACGGCCTGATTACGAAACTGTAATCAACGGGTCAGTGTGGTGACTGGCGGCAAAACCAGAATGGGACGTGTGGGCCCACCCCACTCGCCCGTTCACTCATCCGCCCAGGAGCCATCATGAAACTCGTCGCCGCTTTCGTCCTTGCCGCGCTGAGCCTGCCGTTCGGTACGCAGGCGTTCGCCCAGTCCACACAGGCGCCGATCACGCGCACCGAAATCCGCCAGCAACTGATCCATGCCGAAGCCGACGGCCTGCTGCCGTCGAACCGGAACGACTATCCGCCGTCGGCCTCGGAGATCGCTCGCAATCGCCAGCTCTACGCGATCCAGCATCACGACGCGATGCCGACCACGACGGCGTCGACCGAAAATTGATCTCGGCATATTACCGACAGCCGGCTGACAGTCCGGTGTCGCGCCTGTCCCGCATGTTTCGGCATATTCCGCGGCACGCCCAAACGCGTCCGCGGAATCCTTTTCAATCAAGCGGTTGTGCGCACCGTCCCGGCGGCAGTAATACCGTTTAACGATCGACCGGCATGCGTGACGACCGCTCTTGATCGTCACGTGCACGATGTCGCTATTTTTCGAAATCGGACGTTACTCCCGTGTAATGCTCATTCATCGCACCTTCCATTAGATTGAAGGCGTTCCCAGCACAACGAGGTGACAGGATGAATGCGAAACAATGGGCCGTCCTCGGCTCGGGCGTGCTGATTGCATGCCTTTCCGTGCAACCGGCGATGGCCGGCATTTCGATCGGTCTCGGCATCGCGGCGCCCGCGCCCGTTTATGTCGCACCGGCACCCGTGTATGTCGCGCCGCCGCCGCCCGTCGCCTACGCACCGCCCGTGGTGTACGCGCAGCCCGTCGTCGCCGCGCCCGTGATGGTGCCCACGGTCGGCATCGCGATCGGCTGGCACAGCGGCCGGTACTGGGACGGCCGCCGCTGGTGGGGCCGGCAGGACTGGGCCGCGCATCACCGCTGGTAAGCGCGTTGCCGCGCGGCGGCATCGGTACCGCCGGTGGATCGCCGCCGGCGTGCTCGCCGCGCCGATCGTCGCTCACCTGCCGCGGCGGTCGAAGCCGGCGCACACGGTTCCCGCGCAGGTCGCAAGCGTCGCGACGACGACGCAGTTCGGCGATCTGGGCGGCGGGTGGTCCAATACACAACTCGATGCGCAACAACCAGAACAGCAGCCCGAACGCACGCCGGACTGATCACGACTTCGCGACCAATGCGATCGCTGCCCCGAAACCCACCGCGATCACGAGACGTCGGTTCACGCGCCACGGCTCCTGATCGAACGATCACCACCTGAGCCGCCACTTCGCGTGCAGATCCCGCCTTATGCGCGATGACGACCGTCGTCATGCGCTCTCGCGCACCGGCGTTTTCATCACCCGCCCACATCTCGCCAACCGCTTCCGGATCAAGCGCGGAAGCAGATCCGCCCGGCAGTGACGCAGACTCTCACTGCCGGGCGGAAATTTGCACCGGCGCGCCTTTCTCACGATGACGTTTTTTGAGGGTTATACGACCTTTGAGCCTTCAGCGTCGCATTTCATAATTTGCGTGGCAGACGAAGCCGAAGCAAACGCCCCAGCGTGATTGCGCGTTGAACCTTCGGCCCGATCAATCGTGAAGCAGAGAAAGGAACACAAGATGAGACTCAAGAACAAGTCGGCTTTGATCACCGGTGGTACGAGTGGCATCGGTCTTGCAACCGCCAAACTCTTCATTGCCGAGGGCGCCCGCGTAGCGGTGACGGGTCGCAACGATGCCGTGTTCGAACGCGTGCAAGCCGAGCTTGGCGAGCATGCGCTCGTCCTCAAGGGCGACGTCCGTTCGATCGAGGACATGCGGGCGATCGCCGCCGAAGTGAAAGAAAAGTTCGGCGGGCTGGATGTCGTGTTCGCCAACGCCGGCCGCGCTTTCCCGTCGGCGGTCAACGACATCGACGAGCCACTCTATGACGAGATCATGGACATCAACGTCAAAGGCGTGGTGTTCACGCTTCAGGCGGTGCTCCCGTACTTGCGCGATTCCTCCTCAGTCATCCTCAATACATCGTTCGTCGCGCAGACCGGTGCACATGGCATCTCGTTGACTGCTGCGGCGAAGGCCGCCGTGCGATCACTGGCTCGCAGCTGGTCCTATGAATTTCTCGACCGAAAAATCCGCTTCAACGCGATCGCACCCGGCGCAATCGACACGCCGCTGATCAGCAAGTGGGGGATGTCCGACGAGTGGGTTCGCGACCGCAAGGCCGAGTTCGCCAAGGCTATCCCGGTGGGCCACATGGGCCAGGCCGAGGACATTGCCTACGCGGCGCTCTATCTCGCCAGCGACGAATCCGCCTACGTCGTCGGCACCGAACTGGTCGTCGATGGCGGCGCCTCGCAGCTTTGAGGCTTCGGTTTCCGATTTCCGGACCCTGCACGACATCCCGCTCCCCCCACGTGAATCACGCGCCCGCCGCGCATTTCGTCGCGGCGGTTCGGCAATCCGGCCCGACCTGGCTGCGCCCGCAGAGAGAGCCGACATACAAGGAGAAATATCTTGACCGACAGTAGCGAAAACACCTCGTCCGGCCAGCGACCGATCGGCGCCGACCATTCCCGCCGCCATGCCCTCAAGCTCGGAGGCATCGCCACGCTCGGCGCCATCTTCGGAGGCGGCGCCCTGCTCGGCGGCTCCGCTTCCGCGTTTGCACAGGCCGGCGGCAACGGAATGCTCTCCCCGGACGAGCCGCTCGACATCGTCATCTCGGTTTATCCCGGCGGAACGCTGCTCGACTTTGCCGGCCCCAGCGAGATTTTTCACCGGCTGCCGAATACGAACGTTCGCTATGCGAGCCTCGATGGGGGTGACGTGACGCTCGAATTTGGCGTCGTGTATGGCAAGACCGAACGACTGGCCGATATCAGGAATGCCGGCCTGCTTCTGGTTCCCGGCGGCTCCAATCTGACGGCGCCGATGCAGCCGGCGTATCAAGCGCAGGTCCGGCGTCTGGCCGCGAGCGCCAAACACGTCACGTCAGTGTGCAACGGATCGCTCGTGCTCGCCGCGGCGGGCGTGCTCAAGGGTAAGCGCAGCGCCTGCCATTGGGCCTTCATCAACAAGCTGGCCGAATACGGCGCCATCCCCGTTCCGGATCGCTTCGTGGAAGACGACAACGGCCGGTTCATGAGCGGCGGCGGCGTGACGGCCGGCATCGACTTCGCACTGCGCGTTGCCGCAAAGCTGCGCGGTCAACAGGCTGCTGAATTCACGCAACTCGCGATCGAATACGATCCCGCCCCGCCGTTCCATTCCGGCCATCCCAGAGACGCGCGGCCGGAAGTCGTTGCGATGGTCGACAAGGATCTGCCGGGCGCGTCCAAAGGGCTCGCGCGAATTCCAGGCGTTCGCTGAAACGCATCCCCGCGTCGCACTCTAGGCCACATCGCCCGCCTCGATGCAGGCCGCACCGACATCGTTTGCGCCATTTGCACACTTCGGCACGGCCTCCTCCCACTAAAACCAGGATCGGAAATCATTCAATGCGACAGACACATCGCTATGTTGCGGCGCTTGCCGCCTGCTTCTCTCTTCTCGCTTATACGGCGCCTGCGAATGCAGGTGACTCACAGCGTCCGCCCGAAGCCGCAATCAAGGCCGAAAACGCACGATGGGCAACAGCCTTCGGGCGCGGCGACTATGAGGCGATCGGCCATCTCTATACGGAAAACGGTGCACTTTTACCGCCCGGCGGCGACCGAATCACCGGCCCCAAAGCGATCGTCGAATACTTCACCAAGGGATATGCGGGATCCACGCCTCACACCGTATCCTTCAGCAACTATGAGTTTTACGGAAATGACCGGATGGTGACTGAAGTTTCTGATGCCGAGATCCACGATCAGAGCGGAAAGCTCACCTATCGCGGCAAACAGATCCTGATCTTCGTGAAGCAGGGCGACACCTGGAAGCTGCATCGCGACATGTGGAACAGTTACGCCCCCTGATACCTGACGCTCATCAACGCCTGTGAACGTCTCCCGGGCGGCG
Coding sequences within:
- a CDS encoding efflux RND transporter permease subunit — encoded protein: MWIVRLALRRPYTFVVLALLIFIAGPLALLRTPTDIFPNIDIPVVSIVWSYNGFSAEDMAKRITSNYERALTSDVDDIEHIESQSLNGVSVVKIFFHPGADINRAIAEAASNSASILRILPPGTLPPNIITYNASTVPILQLGLSSDTLAEQQLYDLGNSFIRTQLATVQGAAVPLPFGGKIRQIVVDLDTRALQAKGLAPIDVVNAINAQNLILPGGTAKIGTREYNVQMNGSTQTVAALNNLPVKTIGGNVVYVRDVAHVRDGYAPQTNIVRADGKRAALLTVEKTGSASTLTIIDQVKAMLPKIAAGLPKALHISALGDQSVFVKAAIQGVVREALIAACLTALMILLFLGSWRATLIIAVSIPLAVLTSLLALAALGQTINIMTLGGLALAFGILVDDATVAIENITHHLERGAPLEDAILTGAGEIAVPTFVSTLSICIVFVPMFLLQGVARYLFVPMAEAVIFAMVASYFFSRTLVPTLAMALMRAKGHGRPPRGIFARIARFQAAFEHRFEAVRLRYRALLSAAIARRRRFTAVFLLACAASTGLFAFAGQDFFPSVDTGEIRLHLRAPTGTRIEETARLTDEVEARIHDVIPASDIASVLDNIGVPVSGINLTYDSSDPIGTEDADVMITLKPNHAPTAAYVAKLRNLLAQSFPGVTFAFLPADIVSQILNFGLPAPIDIQIVGNKLAQNRVVANALLAKLRGVRGLVGARIQQPGDEPAINVNVDRTKAIQAGLEQRDVAQNLLIALSGSSQTTPNFWLDPRNGVSYPLMVQTPQYSVDSLQALANVPLPAGTARSPQTPAGGPAAGAPAQNLLGALGSFSRATQQAVVSHYNVQPVLDIFASVQGRDLGGVTADVTKLVDDARAQLPPGSSIVLRGQVQAMHESFAGLLGGLALAIALVYLLMVVNFQSWLDPLVIVGGLPASLAGIAWMLFVTRTTLSVPALTGTILCIGIATANSILVVNAARELIASGTPPWQAALDAGFSRFRPVVMTALAMLIGMLPMALGLGDGGEQNAPLGRAVIGGLAFGTLSTLLFVPVLFGFVHAWLGRRRDAAAARRAQDTPALS
- a CDS encoding efflux RND transporter periplasmic adaptor subunit, whose protein sequence is MNDSTEPLAPPPAAEADTAPPVASCTTPEAAPPRRRRKLTVPLAAIAAAAALLAIAIVPRLDARAAQRVQVAAQQALPVSVILPGTAPADQTLTLPGSVMPYAEASIYARTSGYIAHWNADIGARVKAGATLAQITAPDLDAQLRQARADTATAQANYDYAKSTAQRWQDMLKTQSVSQQDTDTKVADMNAKRAMLASAQANVAHLTELVSYESVAAPFDGVITARNVDVGTLVTAGGTPGSPGLSGELFHLEQTGTLRVFVDVPQDSAAGVTTGTSVYLTTQQYPGRRFAARVARSAGAIDPVTRTLRVEIDVDNRDGALMPGAYAQAHLLVPSAAPAFELPVSALLFRPNGVTVATVGANGATALKTVQIGRDFGTRVEIVSGLAASDRVIDNPGDSIAAGEAVKIVSVAHGATPTAPTGSAAGATAASATAAVATPAAASTPARG
- a CDS encoding efflux transporter outer membrane subunit, translating into MCFFRPLPFARRVVVLGVAAALTALSACSTLPAYSPPAVAVPAHYAGAPTAQPGWNVAAPADAASRGAWWTVFGDTDLNALEARVDVSNQTVKKAVADLQQARAMVDYQHAGFLPTVTAGVAQSRARVSQNKLGSSLAGKTTPDYQAGVAASWEPDVFGRVRDAVTGAQANADASAADLQAVKLSVTAELATDYFALRSLDTQKQLLDDTVRAYADALKLLKQQLAAGAIDASAVAQAATQLESTRTQDTDIDASRAQLQHAIATLVGESASTFALPPRVQAFDVPAIPAGVPSQLLERRPDIAAAERRVAAANAQIGEAHAAFFPDLVLSASAGLESGFFAPWLTAPSLFWSLGSQLAGTLFDGGRRSASLRSAHAQYDGVVADYRQTVLVAFQQVEDRLSTLDALASEAGSQQRATDAADLSLRLTTNRFNAGAVSYLDVVTAQTIALTNRRLADQIAARRMEAAVGLLTALGGGWHTGADAGANTGADATAAGLPAATPSAS
- a CDS encoding heavy metal sensor histidine kinase, with amino-acid sequence MTLGRSLGATLALAFGATTLAVFALVGAYVYTGLERQVSAQDDLDIVLAARHTRRLAGELDSLDAVRAHADRLTSQVLGNAALSLAVVDGQGNVLARHNVERTELEDLPDASSPARPALPDADLLPPHATPVPANERITAERIVTWAADGGTSVRGVVAEAELRDHAKIRIAVARNMSDRAELLDGYRDKLKIAGGLGALLAMLLSYWLIRTSLAPLREIVANTGRITVDKLDTRLDASRAPRELTALVDAQNAMLGRLQQAFGHLSQFSADLAHDLRTPLNNMRGATEVALARPRSPDEYQALLESNLEEYDRLARMIENVLFLARAEHPGFVTRQRAFDVHDELERIAGYFEGLADEAGSTLRVDGRGRLTADLELFRRAVSNLLANALRYTPAGGVIALRVDETADAVCVVVSNPGEPIDPALLPRIFDRFVRGDPARSGGVPGGTAGLGLAIVRSVMELHGGTARVESDAAGTRFILTFVKTPTA
- a CDS encoding heavy metal response regulator transcription factor — encoded protein: MRILIVEDEPKTGAYLKKGLEESGFSVDLAKDGGEGLTLAQEESYDVIVLDVMLPVLDGWSVLKRLRDTHATPVLFLTARDDVQDRVHGLELGADDYLVKPFAFVELLARIRTLARRGPPRETERIAVGDLEIDVVRRRVKRGTVRIDLTPREFSLLQLLARRQGEVLSRTQIASYVWDMNFDSDTNVVEVAIRRLRAKIDDAFAVKLIHTVRGVGYVLEPKDGA
- a CDS encoding DUF4148 domain-containing protein, which encodes MKLVAAFVLAALSLPFGTQAFAQSTQAPITRTEIRQQLIHAEADGLLPSNRNDYPPSASEIARNRQLYAIQHHDAMPTTTASTEN
- a CDS encoding SDR family oxidoreductase; amino-acid sequence: MRLKNKSALITGGTSGIGLATAKLFIAEGARVAVTGRNDAVFERVQAELGEHALVLKGDVRSIEDMRAIAAEVKEKFGGLDVVFANAGRAFPSAVNDIDEPLYDEIMDINVKGVVFTLQAVLPYLRDSSSVILNTSFVAQTGAHGISLTAAAKAAVRSLARSWSYEFLDRKIRFNAIAPGAIDTPLISKWGMSDEWVRDRKAEFAKAIPVGHMGQAEDIAYAALYLASDESAYVVGTELVVDGGASQL